Within the Actinomycetota bacterium genome, the region TATCTGACCGGAGGCCATCTTCTTTGAGGCCTTCTTGGTATTTAGGATGGGCATCGGGCAGAATTGACCCTTGCAATCCAACACCACATCCGCCTTTATCGATTCACAACAACCTGACATCAAACTCCCCCCACTCTAAGCTCAAAGATGCTTTAAGCCGATCACTCTTCGGCAAAGAGCCCTTTCTCCTCGTAATCCTTGTACTCCGCCTCCAGCCAAGGCTGGACCTCGTCGCCATGGGCCAAGTCCTTTACGTCCTCATCCAAGGCGCTCGGCTCGATCAGAATACACCAGCCCTCCCCATGGGGGTCGCTGTTAATGAGACTCGGATTCTTGACGACCGCCTCATTGACCTCGATTATGCTCCCGTTTACAGGGGCCTTCATCGGACCGATGTATTTTCCGGCCTCAAGAGAGCCGAAGGCCCTCCCCTTTATGACCTTGGCCCCGGCTGGCTTGATTTTGACGTAGGCCACCGTGCCGGCCGCCTTCTGGCCAAACTGATCCACCCCGCTTCGCACCTTTCCGTCTTCCAATTTGGCCCAGATATGCTCCTTGCGGTCGTAATAGAGCTCATCTGGCAGTTCAAACTCCTTATACTTGGCCAAAACCTACCTCCCTAGATGAAGTTCATAACCTTGTCGTCGACTATCAT harbors:
- a CDS encoding glycine cleavage system protein H, producing MAKYKEFELPDELYYDRKEHIWAKLEDGKVRSGVDQFGQKAAGTVAYVKIKPAGAKVIKGRAFGSLEAGKYIGPMKAPVNGSIIEVNEAVVKNPSLINSDPHGEGWCILIEPSALDEDVKDLAHGDEVQPWLEAEYKDYEEKGLFAEE